A genomic segment from Neobacillus sp. YX16 encodes:
- a CDS encoding acyl-CoA dehydrogenase family protein produces the protein MNFAFTDEQLAFRDEVRAFCEKEVTPEMMEEIYSKGDEHSPSFYKKLAEKGWIGLDFPKEYGGLGKQQIEMGIFREETAYYMAPMMSNEINNILTHSILLLGNEEQKRELVTGVIEGNIQLCMGYTEPGSGSDLASLKTRAVKDGDRYVINGQKIFTTNAHIADYCILAARTDVNAPKHKGISLFIVDMKTKGIEVGPLWTLGGYRVNTVYFENVIIDESNRIGNENEGWKGLALALDIERSGLVYVGKARRILDETIKFLNKEKPDCLEPQHWVSERLNELLAEVKAARLLAYRVPLMQAEGKVPNSEASMAKLYSTELLKKVCNTAIEVIGKNTLLTHRSLHNVCNGLFEENYRSAAMGTIVAGTSQIQREIIAKRKLHLSSKK, from the coding sequence ATGAATTTTGCTTTTACAGACGAACAGCTTGCATTTAGGGATGAGGTAAGAGCATTTTGTGAAAAAGAAGTAACTCCAGAAATGATGGAAGAAATTTATTCGAAAGGAGATGAACATTCACCTAGCTTTTATAAAAAGCTGGCAGAAAAGGGCTGGATTGGGTTGGATTTTCCAAAGGAATATGGAGGATTAGGAAAACAGCAAATTGAAATGGGGATTTTTAGGGAAGAAACAGCCTATTACATGGCGCCGATGATGTCGAATGAAATTAATAATATCCTGACACATTCCATTTTGTTATTAGGAAATGAAGAACAAAAACGTGAGCTTGTAACAGGTGTGATCGAAGGAAATATCCAATTATGTATGGGATATACGGAACCAGGATCAGGTTCCGATCTTGCCTCGCTTAAAACAAGGGCTGTTAAGGACGGAGATCGGTATGTGATTAATGGGCAGAAAATCTTTACAACGAATGCTCATATTGCGGACTACTGCATTTTAGCTGCTCGAACAGATGTGAATGCACCGAAACATAAGGGAATTTCCCTCTTTATTGTTGATATGAAAACAAAAGGTATTGAAGTGGGTCCATTATGGACGTTAGGAGGGTATAGGGTTAATACCGTATATTTTGAAAATGTCATCATCGATGAATCGAATCGAATCGGTAACGAGAATGAAGGGTGGAAAGGACTAGCGCTTGCATTGGATATTGAAAGATCAGGGCTCGTTTATGTAGGCAAAGCTCGAAGGATATTGGACGAAACGATTAAGTTCTTAAATAAAGAAAAACCTGATTGTTTAGAACCACAGCATTGGGTTTCTGAGAGATTAAATGAATTATTAGCAGAAGTGAAGGCTGCCCGGTTACTAGCTTACCGTGTTCCATTAATGCAGGCAGAAGGGAAGGTGCCAAATTCCGAAGCATCCATGGCTAAATTATATTCAACAGAGCTGCTAAAGAAGGTATGTAACACAGCGATCGAAGTAATAGGAAAAAATACACTGCTTACACATAGAAGTTTACACAATGTATGTAATGGCTTGTTTGAGGAGAATTATCGTTCTGCAGCGATGGGAACCATTGTAGCTGGTACCTCACAGATACAAAGAGAAATTATTGCAAAAAGGAAATTGCATTTATCTAGTAAAAAATAG
- a CDS encoding acyl-CoA dehydrogenase family protein — MDFNLNKEQEMFQQSLRKLLENTEAAKNSYSKDLWKSLADLGVLSLGIPEELGGFGLDYELIQIAGLELGKSLTHSPFYETVVMAGSVLASQETSTWKKEVEEIISGQKIISFIDTDNHIIADKENHENWNLHGTAKVISFGAEADSFICSASGTLFYIPKEKVNTVPLDFIDNRPVARVNLENIVIPDHFRLCDVGRSEEVLQKPRAVGRLFNASYMTGAAQSSLDLAIDYMNTREQFGKPISSFQALSHWAADLQTMCDAALLFTRQLGWELTNGHTLESSILCLKYSTKVYKNCATASVQMAGGYGFMMEYDMQHFYRNALAIEQINDCPQTTSIDLRRNHLQELELSGASI; from the coding sequence TTGGACTTTAATTTAAACAAAGAGCAAGAAATGTTCCAACAATCATTGAGAAAGCTTTTGGAGAATACTGAGGCTGCAAAAAACAGTTATTCAAAAGATCTTTGGAAGAGTTTAGCAGATTTGGGCGTATTAAGTTTAGGAATACCAGAGGAATTAGGTGGATTTGGTTTAGACTATGAATTAATCCAGATTGCAGGACTGGAGTTAGGGAAAAGCTTAACACATTCACCCTTTTATGAGACGGTAGTGATGGCGGGTTCGGTATTAGCAAGTCAAGAAACCTCAACTTGGAAAAAAGAAGTGGAAGAGATTATCTCCGGCCAGAAAATAATCTCCTTCATTGATACTGACAACCATATTATAGCAGATAAAGAGAACCACGAAAACTGGAACCTACATGGTACGGCAAAAGTTATTTCCTTCGGTGCAGAAGCAGATAGCTTTATCTGCTCAGCCTCAGGAACATTATTTTATATACCAAAAGAGAAAGTAAATACAGTTCCACTTGATTTCATAGATAACAGACCCGTTGCACGAGTAAATTTAGAAAATATCGTCATTCCAGATCACTTTCGATTATGTGATGTTGGACGATCGGAAGAGGTCCTTCAGAAACCTCGTGCAGTCGGTCGACTTTTCAATGCTTCCTATATGACTGGTGCAGCGCAGAGTTCATTGGACCTAGCAATCGATTACATGAATACAAGAGAACAATTTGGGAAACCAATAAGCAGTTTTCAAGCCTTAAGTCATTGGGCAGCTGACCTGCAAACCATGTGTGACGCTGCGCTCCTTTTTACAAGACAGCTAGGCTGGGAGCTAACCAATGGGCATACTCTCGAATCTTCAATCCTCTGTTTAAAGTATTCTACAAAAGTATATAAGAACTGTGCCACCGCTTCCGTTCAAATGGCAGGCGGATACGGATTTATGATGGAATATGATATGCAACATTTTTACCGAAATGCATTGGCGATTGAACAAATAAATGATTGCCCACAAACTACAAGCATCGATTTAAGAAGGAATCATTTACAGGAGCTTGAACTATCGGGAGCAAGCATCTAA
- a CDS encoding glucose 1-dehydrogenase: MPTNLFDLDGQVAFVTGGSSGLGFMMARALGRNGARVAICGRNEQKLQEARQSLEKENIQCLSLVCDISNKQEVEKSVNRIIEEFGKITILVNNAGRIAEDDPLFLEERHWQKIIDTNLSGAFYCAQAVGKIMVENGGGKIINIASVAGFRGMRRPIKTTAYGVSKGGLILLTKELAVKWADKGICVNAIAPGIFKTRMTARLIETQTEIIEDLIPAKRAGEEQDLEGVIVFLASAAANYVTGQVIAVDGGQTSW; encoded by the coding sequence ATGCCAACCAATTTGTTTGACTTAGATGGACAAGTGGCTTTTGTAACCGGTGGATCGAGTGGGCTTGGTTTCATGATGGCTAGGGCGCTTGGCAGGAATGGTGCAAGGGTAGCGATATGCGGACGAAATGAACAGAAATTGCAAGAAGCAAGGCAGTCATTGGAAAAAGAAAATATTCAATGTTTAAGCTTGGTTTGCGATATTAGCAACAAGCAGGAAGTGGAGAAAAGTGTTAATAGAATCATAGAGGAGTTTGGGAAGATTACTATCCTAGTAAACAATGCTGGACGAATTGCAGAGGACGATCCCTTGTTCCTAGAGGAACGACACTGGCAAAAAATAATCGATACCAATCTCTCCGGTGCCTTTTATTGTGCACAGGCAGTTGGAAAAATAATGGTAGAAAACGGTGGCGGAAAGATTATTAATATCGCATCAGTTGCAGGTTTTCGTGGAATGCGTAGACCCATTAAAACAACAGCCTATGGAGTTTCCAAGGGCGGCTTGATTTTATTAACAAAGGAACTGGCCGTTAAGTGGGCAGATAAAGGGATCTGTGTCAATGCGATAGCTCCAGGAATTTTCAAGACCAGGATGACGGCTAGATTGATTGAAACGCAGACAGAAATCATCGAGGATCTAATACCGGCCAAACGCGCCGGTGAAGAGCAAGATTTAGAAGGTGTGATTGTATTTTTAGCCTCCGCAGCTGCTAATTATGTAACCGGGCAGGTAATTGCAGTGGATGGAGGACAGACTTCATGGTAA
- a CDS encoding enoyl-CoA hydratase-related protein, which translates to MVMKGEMKMNYQFLDVSIENKIAIITLNRPPVNAVSQEMYKELKEVFTSLGKNKNEANVAILTAEGKVFCGGNDLHEFVSMTPENGVDRMREVREAFWAIYGCDIPVIAAVNGAALGTGFALAASCDLIIASENAKFALPEINVGVLGGAKFGARIVPEMVMRRMYFTGEAVSVEEISKYGAITEITAQEDLLRVSLKWAQKIASKSQNAVRMARKSLNGCEYMDLKSGYEFEQQFTCELSGYEESKEAVRAVIEKRKPVFKTI; encoded by the coding sequence ATGGTAATGAAAGGGGAAATGAAAATGAATTATCAATTTTTAGATGTTTCGATTGAAAACAAAATCGCCATTATCACATTAAATAGACCACCAGTAAATGCCGTAAGTCAAGAGATGTATAAGGAATTAAAAGAAGTGTTTACCAGCCTTGGAAAAAACAAAAATGAAGCGAATGTAGCGATCCTTACGGCTGAAGGAAAAGTATTTTGTGGAGGAAATGACTTACATGAATTTGTTAGTATGACTCCAGAAAATGGTGTGGATAGAATGAGGGAAGTCCGTGAAGCCTTCTGGGCCATTTATGGCTGTGACATCCCTGTGATTGCAGCGGTGAATGGTGCTGCCCTAGGGACGGGATTTGCGCTTGCGGCCAGCTGTGATTTAATCATCGCTTCAGAAAATGCAAAGTTTGCTCTTCCTGAAATTAATGTAGGGGTGTTAGGAGGAGCGAAGTTTGGAGCTAGAATCGTACCTGAAATGGTCATGCGTAGAATGTATTTTACGGGAGAGGCAGTTTCAGTCGAAGAAATTAGTAAATACGGTGCTATCACAGAGATCACCGCTCAAGAGGATTTGTTACGAGTAAGTTTGAAGTGGGCACAAAAGATTGCGAGTAAGAGCCAAAATGCGGTTAGGATGGCCAGAAAAAGTTTAAATGGTTGTGAATATATGGACTTGAAAAGCGGCTATGAATTTGAGCAGCAATTTACGTGTGAATTATCAGGGTATGAGGAATCGAAAGAAGCAGTAAGGGCAGTTATTGAAAAGCGAAAACCAGTATTCAAGACGATCTAA
- a CDS encoding ABC transporter substrate-binding protein: MKLFGSKNPFLLIFLILVLLLTGCSSNQSSTNSEDTKSEGDNKKALKIGFIGALSGAVGGVGQDMLKGAELAVEIINEEGGINGQEVELLSKDTKGNPKDGIQAVRDLTQEGVKIFTGVVSSGVALALPPVLEQEDALIMIAAAGDDAITGENFSPNVFRISDNAYMRNTSAANLFYEKYPELTKWANFSPDYAYGHASWDAFNNQMKKINPKYEVVKESWPKFGATDFKNDIASVLAAKPQAVFSALYSGDAITMSKQAAPYDFFNQLDLFVLNSNEGDISSALGKEMHPEWSGVHYHPEAYDNELNKKFVEKFKEKYKVEPNGYNSETYVSLFAYKEAIEKAKSLETKTLIKTLEGMKFDSVTGTREFRKEDHQAIKDIVWLKIEPDNSDKGWKIADIEIVPGSEVMAPLK; this comes from the coding sequence ATGAAGTTATTCGGAAGCAAAAACCCATTTCTACTAATATTTTTAATACTTGTTTTACTTCTTACAGGTTGTAGTAGTAATCAATCATCCACTAACTCTGAAGATACAAAATCTGAGGGGGATAATAAAAAAGCGTTAAAAATTGGTTTTATCGGTGCATTAAGTGGTGCCGTGGGCGGCGTCGGTCAAGACATGTTAAAAGGGGCAGAGCTAGCGGTTGAAATCATCAATGAAGAAGGTGGAATCAACGGCCAGGAGGTCGAGTTACTTAGCAAGGATACAAAAGGAAATCCAAAAGATGGGATTCAGGCAGTTCGTGATTTGACTCAGGAAGGCGTTAAGATTTTTACTGGTGTAGTAAGTAGTGGTGTAGCACTTGCATTGCCTCCGGTATTAGAGCAGGAGGATGCGTTGATTATGATTGCTGCTGCTGGAGATGACGCGATCACAGGAGAGAACTTTAGTCCAAATGTGTTTCGGATAAGTGACAATGCATATATGAGAAACACATCTGCTGCTAATTTATTTTATGAGAAATACCCTGAGCTTACGAAGTGGGCAAACTTTTCACCTGATTATGCTTATGGCCATGCATCGTGGGATGCGTTCAACAATCAAATGAAGAAAATTAATCCGAAATATGAAGTAGTCAAAGAATCATGGCCAAAGTTTGGAGCCACTGACTTTAAGAATGACATTGCTAGTGTCCTAGCTGCTAAGCCACAGGCCGTGTTTAGTGCTCTTTATTCAGGGGATGCGATCACGATGTCGAAACAGGCCGCTCCCTATGATTTCTTTAATCAATTAGATCTCTTTGTTCTTAATTCTAACGAAGGTGATATCTCCTCTGCACTAGGGAAGGAAATGCACCCAGAATGGTCAGGCGTTCACTACCATCCGGAAGCCTATGATAATGAATTGAATAAAAAGTTTGTCGAGAAATTTAAGGAAAAGTACAAGGTCGAACCAAATGGTTATAACTCGGAAACCTATGTCTCTCTCTTTGCCTATAAGGAAGCGATCGAAAAAGCAAAATCTCTTGAAACAAAAACGTTAATCAAAACACTCGAAGGCATGAAGTTTGATTCCGTTACGGGAACGAGAGAATTTAGAAAAGAAGACCATCAGGCAATCAAAGATATCGTTTGGTTGAAAATTGAACCAGATAATAGTGATAAAGGCTGGAAAATTGCCGATATAGAAATTGTTCCAGGTTCGGAAGTAATGGCACCTTTAAAATAA
- a CDS encoding branched-chain amino acid ABC transporter permease, with protein MDVVLLPLVNGLTQAAVLFMIAAGLTLIYGVLHVINFAHGSFVMLGSYLTMFFFVGKFETVTGLFLFIFVSSIIIALIGWAMEVFVLRKMYKADEFYMVLATYAILLMIEGGVEKYWGSSPLSLPLPASLNTTISILGISVPLFSILICVIGLAVMFLLWYMMNHTNLGKIIRAAAADQTMTNSLGVNVPALFTVVFIIGIFLAAFAGGLLAPTVALLPNMGVNIVIQAFVVVVVGGLGNINGALIAAVLIGVLDSFLGFYVPVLTGITFYIVMAIILMIRPQGLLGKA; from the coding sequence ATGGATGTGGTACTGCTACCACTTGTTAACGGGTTAACACAAGCTGCTGTATTATTTATGATTGCCGCAGGATTAACGCTCATTTATGGTGTTTTGCATGTAATCAATTTCGCGCATGGCTCTTTTGTGATGTTAGGAAGCTACCTAACGATGTTCTTTTTTGTTGGTAAGTTTGAAACGGTAACAGGATTATTTTTATTTATTTTCGTCTCAAGTATCATCATTGCTCTTATTGGATGGGCCATGGAAGTCTTTGTTTTGAGAAAGATGTATAAAGCTGATGAATTTTATATGGTTTTAGCCACCTATGCGATTTTGTTAATGATTGAAGGTGGGGTTGAAAAGTATTGGGGTTCCTCACCTTTATCCCTGCCACTTCCTGCAAGTTTAAATACGACCATTTCCATCTTAGGGATATCCGTTCCGCTCTTTTCGATCTTAATTTGCGTGATTGGGTTAGCTGTTATGTTCCTTCTTTGGTATATGATGAATCACACGAACTTAGGAAAAATCATTCGAGCTGCGGCAGCGGATCAAACGATGACGAATTCCCTTGGAGTCAATGTTCCTGCACTGTTCACCGTTGTCTTCATTATCGGGATCTTTTTAGCGGCATTTGCTGGAGGTCTGTTAGCTCCAACGGTTGCCTTGTTGCCTAACATGGGAGTGAATATCGTGATCCAAGCCTTTGTCGTCGTTGTCGTGGGGGGACTTGGAAATATTAATGGAGCCCTGATAGCAGCTGTCCTCATTGGCGTTTTAGATTCATTCTTAGGCTTCTATGTACCAGTATTAACAGGAATAACGTTCTATATTGTCATGGCGATCATTTTAATGATTAGACCACAAGGGTTATTGGGAAAGGCGTGA
- a CDS encoding branched-chain amino acid ABC transporter permease translates to MRKTKLLLIFIFLLFFVAPFVMNNAFTFRLSGLLILILFAASFQFIARTAGMFSLGHAAFYGIGAYTSALLIQKGYSIFLAILLAGVTAFIISQIIGYLCLKSTGIYFAMLTLSLAQVVYLIIYRTSALGGQDGIPGILAKPLNIFGWELDISRPENYYFVILFTVILSIAILYYLTNSSLGHFLRSIRENSVRTSSLGIHVKRYQMVAFGISGFFGGVAGSLLSPLEGIITPETLAWTQSALPLIIVLIGGINSFWGPVVGAFTFEIFHLITLNSGAANMYLGIILLVTVLVFPSGVIGVSKQLTSLIKKSMRSKNTGKAEELKGVG, encoded by the coding sequence ATGCGAAAAACAAAGCTTCTATTAATCTTTATTTTCTTACTATTTTTTGTAGCTCCTTTTGTAATGAACAACGCTTTCACTTTTCGGTTAAGTGGATTGTTAATCCTGATTCTATTTGCTGCAAGCTTCCAATTTATTGCTAGAACAGCGGGAATGTTTTCACTAGGACATGCTGCTTTCTATGGTATTGGCGCCTATACTTCTGCACTCTTAATCCAGAAAGGCTATTCTATATTTCTGGCAATCTTGTTAGCCGGTGTTACGGCATTTATCATTTCTCAAATTATTGGCTATTTATGCTTAAAATCAACGGGGATCTATTTTGCCATGCTAACACTTTCATTGGCACAAGTAGTCTATCTAATCATTTATCGGACATCCGCCTTAGGAGGACAGGATGGAATCCCTGGTATATTAGCAAAGCCTCTTAACATTTTTGGGTGGGAATTAGATATATCCAGACCAGAAAACTATTATTTTGTTATTTTATTTACGGTCATCCTGTCAATTGCCATTCTATATTATTTAACCAATTCATCTCTTGGGCATTTCTTACGATCCATTCGAGAAAATTCGGTAAGAACCTCTTCCTTAGGGATACATGTGAAACGCTATCAAATGGTTGCTTTTGGTATTTCGGGGTTCTTTGGAGGGGTAGCAGGTTCCTTATTATCTCCGCTTGAAGGGATTATTACACCCGAAACTCTTGCATGGACACAGTCAGCGTTACCACTCATTATTGTCCTAATTGGGGGTATTAATAGCTTTTGGGGTCCTGTAGTGGGTGCATTTACTTTCGAAATCTTCCATTTAATCACCCTTAACTCCGGTGCTGCAAATATGTATTTGGGTATCATTCTTTTAGTGACAGTGCTCGTTTTCCCTAGTGGTGTGATTGGAGTTAGTAAACAATTAACATCATTGATTAAAAAATCAATGAGAAGCAAAAATACAGGAAAAGCAGAAGAGTTGAAAGGAGTGGGGTAA
- a CDS encoding ABC transporter ATP-binding protein, whose product MGALHLEGVYKDYPGVKVLQDVNLTIADGEIHAIIGPNGAGKSTLFGVMNGDLHAQKGTITFNGLNMNGKGLDFAARKGISRCFQVPNVYNNLSIRENILISLMAHDKILKKKFTLKGFLSPLKKYEEKMKIMLDEVGLSGTEDRLLSEISHGDKKRLELAMAITLEPTMLLLDEPTAGMSPEETLDTIKLIKKIHKSRGLTVVITEHDMNVVFSLADRITVLNRGEIVTTDVPEEIKRNPKVVEIYLGK is encoded by the coding sequence ATGGGGGCTCTACACCTCGAAGGGGTATATAAGGATTATCCTGGAGTAAAAGTTCTTCAGGATGTTAACTTAACTATTGCAGATGGTGAAATTCATGCGATCATCGGTCCAAATGGAGCAGGGAAAAGTACGCTATTTGGAGTGATGAATGGCGATTTACATGCACAAAAAGGGACGATTACGTTCAATGGATTAAATATGAATGGAAAAGGCCTGGATTTTGCAGCAAGAAAAGGAATTAGTCGTTGCTTCCAGGTACCCAATGTATACAACAATCTTTCGATAAGAGAAAACATTCTGATCTCACTGATGGCACATGATAAAATCCTTAAGAAGAAATTTACTCTAAAGGGATTCTTATCTCCATTAAAGAAGTATGAGGAGAAAATGAAAATAATGCTCGATGAGGTTGGTTTAAGTGGTACCGAGGATCGCTTACTTTCAGAAATATCCCATGGGGATAAAAAACGTCTGGAGTTAGCGATGGCGATCACATTGGAGCCAACGATGCTGCTTCTTGATGAGCCAACAGCCGGAATGTCTCCGGAAGAAACCTTGGATACCATTAAATTAATCAAGAAAATTCATAAATCGCGAGGCTTGACCGTCGTAATAACAGAGCATGATATGAACGTAGTTTTTTCTCTGGCTGATAGAATAACCGTTTTAAACAGAGGGGAAATCGTTACAACCGATGTTCCTGAAGAAATAAAACGCAATCCTAAGGTAGTAGAAATTTATTTAGGGAAATAA
- a CDS encoding ABC transporter ATP-binding protein — translation MLTINNLNSYYGSSHVLHNVSLTIKQGQGVALIGRNGAGKSSTMKSVMGLMPKALGEISYCGQPINKEKTHKRVRMGIGYVPEDRRIYKDLTVEENIMIAANAIKKIRSPLELEEVWSNFPLLKDLRTRNGSELSGGEQQILSIARSVVGRPKLILLDEPTEGIAPIIVQELKEVIKNMINQMEVAVLLAEQNLKFTIDLTDYVYVIDNGQIVYSDSSEDFKDREDLHFKFLGVS, via the coding sequence ATGCTAACAATCAATAATTTAAATTCCTATTATGGCTCCAGTCATGTACTACATAATGTTTCCCTAACGATCAAACAAGGCCAAGGGGTTGCATTAATAGGAAGGAATGGTGCAGGAAAAAGCTCCACAATGAAAAGCGTAATGGGATTAATGCCAAAAGCATTAGGAGAAATCAGTTATTGCGGTCAGCCGATAAACAAAGAGAAAACACATAAACGAGTTCGGATGGGGATTGGGTATGTACCCGAGGACCGGAGAATTTATAAGGATTTAACGGTCGAAGAGAATATTATGATCGCAGCGAATGCGATAAAAAAAATTAGAAGTCCTTTAGAGCTTGAAGAGGTTTGGAGTAATTTTCCACTATTAAAGGATCTAAGAACGAGAAATGGTTCTGAGCTTTCTGGTGGAGAACAGCAAATTTTATCCATAGCTAGAAGCGTAGTGGGTAGACCTAAACTCATTTTACTCGATGAACCTACAGAAGGAATTGCACCGATTATTGTTCAAGAATTAAAAGAAGTGATAAAGAACATGATTAACCAAATGGAAGTAGCCGTATTACTTGCAGAGCAAAATCTAAAGTTTACAATCGATTTAACAGATTATGTGTATGTCATTGATAACGGGCAAATTGTTTATTCCGATTCATCTGAGGATTTTAAAGACAGAGAAGACCTTCATTTTAAATTTCTTGGTGTTTCATAA